Part of the Gramella sp. Hel_I_59 genome, GGAAGTACAGAGAGGGAACAGAGGACAACTGGTTCGTGTAGCACTTGTAGGATATACCAACGTAGGGAAGTCTACCTTGATGAATGCGATTAGTAAAAGCGAGGTTTTTGCTGAAAATAAATTATTTGCCACGCTGGACACCACAGTAAGAAAAGTAGTGATTCGTAACCTTCCATTTCTGCTAAGTGATACCGTTGGTTTTATTAGAAAACTGCCAACTCAGCTGGTAGAATCTTTTAAATCTACATTGGATGAGGTTCGGGAAGCAGATCTTCTCTTGCACGTGGTAGATATCTCTCATGCCAATTTTGAAGACCATATAGCTTCCGTTAACCAGATTCTAACAGAGATCGAAGCTTTAGGTAAACCAACCATTATGGTCTTTAATAAGATCGATGCTTACGAGCCTGAAGAGATCGAGGAGGATGATCTTGTAACCGAGAGAACTTCAGCGCATTATACGCTCAAGGAATGGAAGAAAACCTGGATGAATAAAATGGGTAATAATGTGGTCTTTATTTCTGCCACTGAAAAAGAGAATTTTGAACATTTCAGAAAAAGAGTATACGAAGCCGTTCGTGAAATTCATATTACTCGATTTCCTTATAATAACTTCCTGTATCCGGAGTATGATAAATATGGCGAGACTAAAGAATAGATAGTTAGCTTAAAAATTTTATCCCGGTAAGATCTTCAGAAACAGCCCATAATTTTGCGGCTGTTTCTTTGTTTTCAGCCTGTCTGGCAATTTCAGCTTCTGCAGGCTTCCCTTTCATTTCTCTAAAGCCATCAGGCCCAATATAGCAACCACCTGCCAGGTCTTTATCTAAAGCCGCCTTGAGCGTAGGTTGCGCTCCTTTTTCCGCAGAATGGGAGATGAATGGTTGCAAGGGTTTGGCGATAAGCATAAGCCATCCCGGCAAATGTCGCATGAGTTCTGTGGAGGAAACACCTGGATGGGCGGCAAGTGAACTCACGTGTCTTACAGAATTAGCTTTTAATCTTCGTTCCAGTTCTAAACTAAAAAGCAGGCAGGCAAGCTTGGATTGCCCATAAGCTTTGAATTTTGAATAAGAGTTTTCACTCTGCAGATCATTGAAATCAATTTCGGCATTTTTGTGAGCGATAGAACTCAAGGTCACGATCCTGGAGCTTTTCGAAGTAGTCAATTCTTCCTCTAATAAACCAGTAAGTAGAAAATGGCCTAAATAATTTACTCCTAATTGAAGCTCAAAACCGTCTTCGGTTTTTTGATAAGGAGGCATCATCACACCAGCGTTATTTATTAGAAGGTCAAGCTTTTCATTTTTAGTTTTAAATTTTGAAGCAAAGGACCTTACCGATTCCAGACTTGCAAGGTCTAGTTCCAGTATCTCTAGTTTAGCGTTTCCATGCCAATTCAGAATTTGTTGCCGGGCTTCTTTGGCTTTTTCCAGGTCTCGGCAGGCCATGATCACCTTGAAGTCCTTTGCTGCAAGCGCCTTTGTAGTTTCGAAACCCAGTCCGGCATTCGCTCCAGTTACAATTGCGATAGGTTGTTCGTTATTGGATATTTCTGAATTCTGAAATTCGCTCATGGATTGTTCTTTTGATACTTCGGAAAGATCTTTTGGATCAATTATTTCTTATTTTTAAAAGATACAATCTATATCATGAAAATTATTCTACTCCTCTTAGTTTTAGTATTTAATTTGAATATGCAGGCTCAATCGGTTCAAGGTTCGTGGAAACTTGCTGCGGAAAATGGCAAGGCAGTAACAGGCAAAGAGGTGATTCGTATTTATGCTGATTCGTATTTCACTGAAGGTGCGAAAGATCCAGATTCCAATGAATTTCTCTGGGCACGTGGAGGGGAATATCACAAGAAAGATGATCAGGTTCGAATTGATTTTGACACGAGGCAGGAAAAACCTTCAGTAGAATTGATTGCACATAGGATCGAATTTGAAGAGGACAATAGTTTCAGGGTAGAACAGGGCGAAACCATTCAAAAGTGGATAAAAGTGTCAGGAAATAAAAATGAATTAACGGGAAATTGGGTGATCACGGGTAGAGAGCGAAATGGTGAAATGAATCAGATGAAACCCGGTGATCGAAGAACTATCAAAATGCTGGGTGGCGATCGTTTCCAATGGGTAGCATTTAACTCGGCAACCGAAGAATTTTTTGGTACCGGCGGTGGAACTTATATTGCGAAGGATGGAAAATATGTAGAGAATATAGAATTTTTCTCCAGGGATGCCAGTAGAGTGGGAGCAAGTCTCGAATTCAATTATAAAGTCGAAGACGGGAATTGGATACATTCAGGAAAAAGTTCCAAGGGTGATCCTATCAAAGAGATCTGGTCACCTTATGCTGAAGCTTATTCCAGAAACTAATATATAGAATGCTCAAATTTGAAATTGAGCTCTTTTTGAAATCTATCTGAACTTACCACTTTACCTTCTGATGATATTTCATGACTGAAGTGAGGGGCTTCAAGTTCTCTGTCCTGCGCTATTTTAGTATAATAATCTTCACGTGAAGGATGCTCTGGATGTACCAGGTTATATATATTATTGGTAGCAGGTTTCTCGATTAGGGCAATAATTGCTTTGATGCAATCACGACGATGTACGAGATTTACCGGCGCTTTTGGAGAGCTTAGATCTCTTTTTCCAGAAAGCTGATTCACAGGATGGCGATCATCGCCAATTAAACCACCAAAACGCAGAATTTCAGTTTTAAAGTTTTCGTTATTCAGCAATAATAACTCGGCATTGCGCAGCTGAACTGCTATATTGGAAGAGTTATCGGTTTCAGTATTTTCATTAACCTCTGGAAAACCAGGTTCATTTTTATAGACCGAAGTTGAACTCACGAAAATGATCTTTGGACAATAACTTTTCTCCAGGTAAGGAACAATGGTTCTAACTTTTGAAACGAAGTCGGCTTCAGGATTTTTTCTAAGTCCGGGAGGGATGTTCACCACGATACAGTCGGACTTGGAGAGAAAAGACCTGATATCTCCCTGTATTCCTTTTTCATACAATTTTATCGTGTAGGGAACGAGTCCTGCGGCGTGAAGATCAACAAACTTCTCATTTCTGGTAACAGAAGCTTTTACCTCATGATTCAAGGCCCTTAATTCTTTTCCAAGCTCAAAACCAAGCCATCCACATCCTAAAATCGCGATTTTCATTTATTCCTTTATTCTTATGGTTTTCTTTAAAATTGTAGCATCATTCAAAACGAATGGCCGCGGGATCATATCCTTCGGTCTTTTTTCAAGCTTTAATTCTTCGTTTTCGAAGAGATCGTAAGCCGATTCGTAAAGTACAAATTCTGGCTCATCTTCTGGTGCTATTGCGAATTCAATTCGCAAAGTATCCCGGTTTGAGGCGTAATATGTAAGAATTCGTTCTTTCCATCGCTGCGTATGCATATTAAAATATTGTTCTCCCAATTGCTCATCTTCAGCTATAAGATCATTTACTCTAAACTCTTTAAAATCCACATCACGGATTTCATATAATTCCAGGCGGTTAATATCCCGATTTGGAGCGATCTTCAAAGAATAGGACTTCCAATTAGTCAATGTATCAGTTTCGAGTTCTTGCAGTAGGATTGCAGGTTCGGGAATATCAACTTCCGTAGCGCTGGATTTTCTTCGGAAATTACTGCCGTATTTACTGCTGAAGTTAGATTCTGTTCCTGAATTTTCTGTGCCTTCAGGAAAATAAGAGCTCGTCCAGGAATCTTCCATTTTATCATAACTATACCAGAAATTAACCTGCTGGTCGAGATCCTTCAGATACACCAAACTATTAGGTTTAGGTCTTTCCGAAGAAAATTCTGAGTAATAATGCGCTGTAAATAGTAAAATATTAAAAACCAGAAAGCATAAAACCGCAAAGGATTTAAGTTTTCTGAAGTATCCAAAGAGCGGTAAAAGGAATAGAAATACTAAACTTACCAGGATTGCGGTAATGAAAAGGGTTTTAAGACCCAATGCGACCGGTAAACTCAAGATGAAGGGCAGAAGTAAAATAATGGCGGGAAAGCTCAGTAAGACCATTAGAATGCGGTTTGGTTTTTTTTGTCTTATCAGGACGAAGAGTTGTAATAGTCCGAAGAATACAGGGATGATAAAATATGCAGCACCTTTCAGGTATAAGGCAACGAGTGTACAGATCACCAGCCATAAAGCAAGTGGCGCTGTAAATATGGAAGCTTTATATGAACGTTTGCGAAACCAATGATAGGTTATAAAACTAATGGACAGGGAAAGAAAGATGATCAATGCGATGTACCAGTAGCCATTGTAGGTAAAGCCATGTTCCATTTCTGAGTATTCCGGGTAAATAAATAGACAGAACTGCCAGAACGCCCAGCTTAAAAAAGCTGATAAACCAATACTGATTAACATGGGTAAAAAACCTTTGAAAATTTCAGTAATACTCAGGCGGTCTCTTCGAATTCCGTAGATAACCAGGATGAGGAAAATCGCAATGGCAGCGATCAACATGGGCAAGATCCAGTCGAAAGGATATTTTACGAACTCTCCAAAAGGCAAATTAAAATATATAAGATCTCTGTCACTGGATAAATTTTTAAGATCTGCTTCGCTAAAATGAGCAAGCAGCGGCATAAGGTAGCTACCTTGATGAGCAAGGGTTTCGGCATCCAGATTTTTGGGAGTGTCATTCGCCGTGTGATAGTCAAAATGATCATCAATAAAAGCAAAATTATAACCATTGATATTGCCCTTTTCACGCAAGACGGTAAGATCTGTGTCGTTTGGAAGCATTTTATAGATACTGTAGGCAAGCGAGTTGCTTACTGGGAATTCTACGTTCGCATCTGCAAATGCTTCGATCAACTTCGCATTCTTTCCATTAGTTTCCAGTAGCATAAATGGATTTCCACCGCTTCCCCTGGCTT contains:
- the hflX gene encoding GTPase HflX, with product MIEKTDLSFEKAVLVGIVTKDQNEDKLEEYLDELEFLTFTAGGEVQKRFTQKMDMPNPKTFIGTGKMEEVREFVAEHEIGAVIFDDELTPAQQKNIEKILKAKILDRTNLILDIFAQRAKTSYARTQVELAQYEYLLPRLAGMWTHLERQRGGIGMRGPGETEIETDRRIVRDKISLLKKKLETIDKQMEVQRGNRGQLVRVALVGYTNVGKSTLMNAISKSEVFAENKLFATLDTTVRKVVIRNLPFLLSDTVGFIRKLPTQLVESFKSTLDEVREADLLLHVVDISHANFEDHIASVNQILTEIEALGKPTIMVFNKIDAYEPEEIEEDDLVTERTSAHYTLKEWKKTWMNKMGNNVVFISATEKENFEHFRKRVYEAVREIHITRFPYNNFLYPEYDKYGETKE
- a CDS encoding NAD(P)H-binding protein, with translation MKIAILGCGWLGFELGKELRALNHEVKASVTRNEKFVDLHAAGLVPYTIKLYEKGIQGDIRSFLSKSDCIVVNIPPGLRKNPEADFVSKVRTIVPYLEKSYCPKIIFVSSTSVYKNEPGFPEVNENTETDNSSNIAVQLRNAELLLLNNENFKTEILRFGGLIGDDRHPVNQLSGKRDLSSPKAPVNLVHRRDCIKAIIALIEKPATNNIYNLVHPEHPSREDYYTKIAQDRELEAPHFSHEISSEGKVVSSDRFQKELNFKFEHSIY
- a CDS encoding oxidoreductase; the protein is MSEFQNSEISNNEQPIAIVTGANAGLGFETTKALAAKDFKVIMACRDLEKAKEARQQILNWHGNAKLEILELDLASLESVRSFASKFKTKNEKLDLLINNAGVMMPPYQKTEDGFELQLGVNYLGHFLLTGLLEEELTTSKSSRIVTLSSIAHKNAEIDFNDLQSENSYSKFKAYGQSKLACLLFSLELERRLKANSVRHVSSLAAHPGVSSTELMRHLPGWLMLIAKPLQPFISHSAEKGAQPTLKAALDKDLAGGCYIGPDGFREMKGKPAEAEIARQAENKETAAKLWAVSEDLTGIKFLS
- a CDS encoding M20/M25/M40 family metallo-hydrolase encodes the protein MLIFVAVWLSFNFDAPQARLSEEIPLDQFSTSRAFQHVEAIAQQPHYVGSSEHPKVRNYIVQELQQMGLEVQTQEDYFLNSSAILSKPQNILARIKGSGDGDALVLMTHYDSATHSSPGASDAGSGVATILEGIRAFREKEIQPKNDIILLFTDAEEIGLIGAEIFVKDHPWAKDAQLALNFEARGSGGNPFMLLETNGKNAKLIEAFADANVEFPVSNSLAYSIYKMLPNDTDLTVLREKGNINGYNFAFIDDHFDYHTANDTPKNLDAETLAHQGSYLMPLLAHFSEADLKNLSSDRDLIYFNLPFGEFVKYPFDWILPMLIAAIAIFLILVIYGIRRDRLSITEIFKGFLPMLISIGLSAFLSWAFWQFCLFIYPEYSEMEHGFTYNGYWYIALIIFLSLSISFITYHWFRKRSYKASIFTAPLALWLVICTLVALYLKGAAYFIIPVFFGLLQLFVLIRQKKPNRILMVLLSFPAIILLLPFILSLPVALGLKTLFITAILVSLVFLFLLPLFGYFRKLKSFAVLCFLVFNILLFTAHYYSEFSSERPKPNSLVYLKDLDQQVNFWYSYDKMEDSWTSSYFPEGTENSGTESNFSSKYGSNFRRKSSATEVDIPEPAILLQELETDTLTNWKSYSLKIAPNRDINRLELYEIRDVDFKEFRVNDLIAEDEQLGEQYFNMHTQRWKERILTYYASNRDTLRIEFAIAPEDEPEFVLYESAYDLFENEELKLEKRPKDMIPRPFVLNDATILKKTIRIKE